A genomic segment from Paenibacillus sp. FSL K6-1096 encodes:
- a CDS encoding thiol-disulfide oxidoreductase DCC family protein, whose translation MTGADEGKQKEAIVLIDGVCHLCQGLVRFIIPRDPQANFKFASLQSEAGQALLRAGGLPEHQLNTVVLVEDGKYYTESAAALRIARRLRFPWPALYAFILIPRPLRNAVYRFVARNRYRWFGKDEQCLVPTPELKRRFL comes from the coding sequence ATGACTGGAGCGGACGAGGGAAAGCAGAAGGAGGCGATCGTGCTGATTGATGGGGTCTGCCATCTGTGCCAGGGGCTGGTCCGGTTCATCATTCCCCGCGATCCCCAGGCGAATTTCAAATTTGCTTCGCTGCAGAGCGAGGCGGGCCAGGCATTGCTGAGAGCCGGAGGATTGCCGGAGCATCAGTTGAATACAGTAGTGCTGGTAGAGGACGGCAAGTATTATACTGAATCGGCTGCTGCGCTGCGGATTGCCCGCCGGCTGCGGTTTCCGTGGCCTGCTCTCTATGCGTTCATCCTCATCCCCAGGCCGCTGCGCAACGCGGTGTACAGGTTTGTAGCCAGGAACCGCTACCGCTGGTTCGGCAAGGATGAACAGTGTCTGGTGCCTACACCCGAGCTGAAGCGGAGGTTCTTATAG